The following proteins are co-located in the Candidatus Saganbacteria bacterium genome:
- the secE gene encoding preprotein translocase subunit SecE — MEEKKVGLVAAVGNYIKETQAEAKKVSWPDRKYIISATVIIVVMVLVLGFALMGIDYGLSQAVLMLTKAR; from the coding sequence ATGGAAGAAAAAAAAGTTGGATTAGTTGCCGCGGTCGGTAATTATATAAAGGAAACGCAGGCAGAGGCCAAAAAAGTTTCCTGGCCGGACAGGAAATATATTATTTCTGCGACGGTAATAATAGTAGTGATGGTATTAGTTTTGGGATTTGCTTTGATGGGGATCGATTATGGTTTATCTCAAGCTGTTTTAATGTTAACAAAAGCACGTTAA
- the rpmG gene encoding 50S ribosomal protein L33: MREIITLSCTKCKRRNYATNKNKKTTTGRLELKKYCRFCRAHTVHKEEK; encoded by the coding sequence ATGAGAGAAATAATCACATTGTCGTGTACGAAATGCAAGCGGCGCAATTATGCGACGAATAAAAATAAGAAAACAACTACCGGTAGGTTGGAGCTTAAGAAATATTGCAGGTTTTGCAGGGCGCATACGGTCCATAAGGAGGAAAAATAG